A single genomic interval of Scylla paramamosain isolate STU-SP2022 chromosome 12, ASM3559412v1, whole genome shotgun sequence harbors:
- the LOC135105535 gene encoding uncharacterized protein LOC135105535, which yields MRAAASSLLPEELPVPEINSTRSLWDMAVNLAFGNPRDKQERNSKFWQWVKAYMGDESRGSSGITEDFTPAWITAALAANAAQREASARTLTKMYQRLEDPQSLCQHVRSVGGLFSWRTGVLLNARDVCMDADVAPRSKDCVVYSFGVRDKWNFEEDMEDIGCEVWAFDPTMTTGNHNHSSGIHFYNLGLASSAAPTTATKEGQSQRWYLFSLAEVMERLGHSTSTIDYLKMDIGGSEWQVLHDTAIRSRHALTNLRQLGVEVHLEAALRDPTLYNLYLDVLEGLESLGFQLFSSRATQRRGWTYHDPLLGRRVSLHYDLVFLRV from the exons ATGCGGGCGGCGGCGTCGTCACTACTGCCAGAGGAACTACCGGTACCGGAAATTAACTCCACGAGAAGTCTGTGGGACATGGCCGTCAATTTGGCTTTTGGGAATCCACGAGACAAACAGGAgagaaacag CAAGTTTTGGCAGTGGGTCAAGGCGTACATGGGCGACGAATCACGAGGGAGCAGCGGGATCACCGAGGACTTCACCCCAGCCTGGATCACTGCGGCCCTCGCAGCTAACGCAGCGCAGCGCGAGGCAAGCGCCCGCACCCTCACCAAGATGTATCAGCGTTTGGAGGATCCACAGTCTCTTTGCCAGCACGTCCGCTCCGTGGGAGGACTCTTTAGTTGGAGGACG GGGGTGTTGTTGAACGCGAGGGACGTGTGCATGGACGCCGACGTGGCCCCGAGGAGCAAGGACTGCGTGGTGTACTCCTTCGGCGTCAGGGATAAATGGAACTTCGAAGAAGACATGGAGGACATTGGCTGTGAG GTGTGGGCGTTTGACCCAACCATGACCACAGGTAATCACAACCACTCGTCTGGCATTCACTTCTACAACCTGGGTCTGGCTTCGTCCGCcgcccccaccaccgccaccaaggagggacag TCACAGCGATGGTACCTGTTCTCTCTGGCCGAGGTGATGGAGAGACTGGGTCACAGCACCTCCACTATTGACTACCTCAAGATGGACATTGGTGGCAGCGAGTGGCAA GTGCTACACGACACGGCCATACGCAGTCGCCACGCCCTCACCAACCTGAGACAGCTTGGGGTGGAGGTCCACTTGGAAGCCGCGCTAAGAGACCCCACCCTCTATAATCTTTACCTGGACGTTCTGGAGGGACTGGAAAGCCTCGGTTTTCAACTATTTTCGTCCCGCGCGACTCAGAGGCGCGGTTGGACTTACCACGACCCGCTGCTGGGCCGGCGGGTGAGCCTCCACTACGACCTGGTCTTCCTGAGAGTGTAg